A region from the Microbacterium lacus genome encodes:
- a CDS encoding OsmC family protein codes for MFGEHRYALRTIWTGNRGAGTRGYRDYDRSVKIEVEGKPDLLASSDKPFRGDPARWNPEDLLLAALSECHLLSYLHACVQAGVVVVAYRDEATGVMVEDGRGGGAFREVELRPHVVVADAAMVDAATAAHAQANEWCFIANSVNFPVRHVPTIEVSASASVVSE; via the coding sequence ATGTTCGGCGAGCACCGGTACGCCCTGCGCACCATCTGGACCGGGAACCGCGGTGCGGGCACCCGCGGCTACCGCGATTACGATCGCAGCGTCAAGATCGAAGTCGAGGGGAAGCCCGACCTGCTGGCCTCGTCCGACAAGCCGTTCCGCGGTGACCCGGCGCGCTGGAATCCCGAGGATCTCCTGCTCGCCGCGCTCAGCGAATGCCACCTCCTGTCCTATCTGCACGCGTGCGTGCAAGCCGGGGTCGTGGTGGTGGCCTACCGCGACGAGGCGACCGGAGTGATGGTCGAGGACGGCAGGGGCGGCGGGGCTTTCCGCGAGGTCGAGCTGCGGCCGCACGTCGTCGTCGCGGACGCCGCGATGGTGGATGCCGCGACCGCCGCGCACGCGCAGGCGAACGAGTGGTGCTTCATCGCGAACTCCGTGAACTTCCCGGTGCGCCACGTCCCGACGATCGAGGTGTCCGCCTCGGCGAGCGTCGTATCGGAGTGA
- a CDS encoding lysophospholipid acyltransferase family protein — protein MGATYGLGRFVIAPLARMVYRPRVEGRENVPRSGPVIFASNHLSFIDSIAIPVAAPRPVHFLAKSSYFDGPGFSGWLSKEFFTAIGAVPVQRGAGQAALDALDQQRRLLDAGNAVALYPEGTRSLDGRLYKGRTGVAFLALQTGAPVVPVGLIGTDKVMPVGARLPSLRERVTVKFGEPLDLSHHGGADSGRARRLATDDIMAAIHALSGQELAGAYNEAPAQNPIERIRQVLPHERR, from the coding sequence ATGGGGGCGACGTACGGTCTCGGCCGCTTCGTCATCGCTCCGCTGGCCCGCATGGTCTACCGTCCGCGCGTGGAGGGTCGGGAGAACGTGCCGCGCTCCGGACCCGTCATCTTCGCGAGCAATCACCTCTCGTTCATCGACTCGATCGCGATCCCGGTCGCCGCGCCGCGCCCGGTGCACTTCCTCGCGAAGTCGAGCTATTTCGACGGCCCCGGATTCTCCGGCTGGCTGTCCAAGGAGTTCTTCACCGCGATTGGAGCCGTGCCCGTCCAACGCGGAGCCGGACAGGCCGCCCTGGACGCGCTGGATCAGCAGCGCCGGCTCCTCGACGCCGGCAACGCGGTCGCGCTCTATCCGGAGGGCACGCGCTCCCTCGACGGCCGGCTGTACAAGGGCCGGACCGGCGTGGCGTTCCTCGCGCTGCAGACCGGTGCCCCCGTCGTCCCCGTGGGGCTGATCGGCACGGACAAGGTCATGCCGGTCGGGGCACGCCTCCCGTCGCTGCGCGAACGCGTCACGGTCAAGTTCGGCGAACCTCTCGATCTCTCCCACCACGGCGGCGCGGATTCCGGCCGGGCGCGTCGCCTCGCGACGGATGACATCATGGCGGCGATCCACGCCCTCTCGGGCCAGGAGCTCGCGGGCGCCTACAACGAGGCACCGGCTCAGAATCCGATCGAGCGCATCCGCCAGGTCCTGCCGCACGAGCGTCGCTGA
- a CDS encoding FKBP-type peptidyl-prolyl cis-trans isomerase, with amino-acid sequence MRIRPLVALSAIALSGVLLAGCASSAPTADESPTAAPVVDLCSAAAPSGAASDAVTVEGEVGQESTATFTSPLEITNLQTTVVEEGSGDPVESGELVTYALSAFNAETGEKLGAIGYDGNPVLPVQISPDNPIGQILGCATPGTRVVVAYPPADPNPGQVYVFDFVSTVPDAAWGEPQEPQAGLPEVTLADDGAPTIEIPSGDAPADLQLETLKKGDGATVESGDTVLVQYTGVKWSDGSVFDSSWENGAPASFQTTGVVDGFRQALEGQTVGSQVLVVIPPALGYGEAGSSENELAGETLVFVVDILGTQHQAPAQ; translated from the coding sequence GTGCGCATTCGCCCGCTCGTCGCCCTTTCCGCCATCGCGCTGTCCGGCGTCCTCCTCGCCGGGTGCGCGTCCAGCGCGCCGACGGCCGACGAGAGCCCCACGGCCGCACCGGTCGTGGACCTGTGCAGCGCCGCGGCGCCGTCCGGCGCGGCATCGGATGCCGTCACCGTGGAGGGTGAGGTGGGCCAGGAGTCGACCGCGACGTTCACGTCGCCGCTGGAGATCACGAACCTGCAGACCACCGTCGTGGAAGAGGGATCGGGCGACCCGGTGGAATCCGGCGAGCTGGTCACGTACGCGCTGAGCGCCTTTAATGCGGAGACCGGCGAGAAGCTGGGCGCGATCGGATACGACGGCAACCCGGTGCTGCCCGTGCAGATCTCGCCCGACAACCCGATCGGCCAGATCCTCGGGTGCGCGACTCCCGGAACGCGGGTCGTCGTCGCCTATCCGCCCGCCGACCCCAACCCGGGCCAGGTGTACGTGTTCGACTTCGTCTCGACGGTGCCGGATGCCGCATGGGGCGAGCCGCAGGAGCCCCAGGCCGGACTGCCGGAGGTCACCCTCGCCGATGACGGCGCCCCGACCATCGAGATCCCGAGCGGCGACGCGCCCGCCGATCTGCAGCTGGAGACCCTGAAGAAGGGCGACGGCGCCACCGTCGAATCGGGCGACACCGTCCTCGTCCAGTACACCGGCGTGAAGTGGTCGGACGGTTCGGTGTTCGACTCGAGCTGGGAGAACGGGGCACCCGCGTCCTTCCAGACGACCGGGGTCGTGGACGGCTTCCGGCAGGCGCTGGAGGGCCAGACGGTCGGTTCGCAGGTGCTCGTGGTCATCCCGCCCGCGCTCGGCTACGGCGAGGCCGGCTCGTCCGAGAACGAGCTCGCCGGTGAGACGCTCGTCTTCGTCGTCGACATCCTCGGCACGCAGCACCAGGCGCCCGCTCAGTAA
- the dxr gene encoding 1-deoxy-D-xylulose-5-phosphate reductoisomerase, with protein MRRVLILGSTGSIGTQALEVIRANTERFEVVGLAAGSDRVQLQTQAEQFGVEHTALGAAEAEQLVRDVDADVVLNGITGSVGLGPTLAALESGRTLALANKESLIVGGDLVTAIARPGQIVPVDSEHSAIAQALRAGERGEVRRLVLTASGGPFRGRSRASLEAVTPAEALAHPTWDMGRVVTTNSATLVNKGLEVIEAHLLFDVDYAHIDVVVHPQSVVHSMVEFLDGSTIAQASPPDMRLPISLGLDWPHRVAGVGRPIDWSVATSWTFEPLDDEAFPAVRLAKKVGRAGGSYPAVFNAANEQAVDAFHDGRLPFTGIVELIERVVETHDPEATVGSTLTRDSLAEAERWARDAADRAIAAG; from the coding sequence ATGCGTCGCGTCCTCATCCTCGGTTCCACCGGTTCGATCGGCACGCAGGCGCTCGAGGTGATCCGCGCGAACACGGAACGCTTCGAGGTCGTGGGGCTCGCGGCCGGATCCGACCGTGTTCAGCTGCAGACGCAGGCCGAGCAGTTCGGCGTGGAGCACACGGCGCTCGGCGCCGCGGAGGCCGAGCAGCTCGTCCGCGACGTCGACGCCGATGTGGTGCTCAACGGGATCACCGGGTCGGTCGGTCTCGGCCCGACGCTCGCGGCGTTGGAGAGCGGACGCACGCTCGCCCTCGCGAACAAGGAATCGCTCATCGTGGGCGGTGACCTCGTGACGGCGATCGCGCGCCCGGGTCAGATCGTCCCGGTCGACTCCGAGCATTCCGCGATCGCGCAGGCGCTTCGGGCGGGGGAGCGCGGCGAAGTGCGACGGCTGGTGCTGACCGCGTCCGGCGGCCCCTTCCGCGGACGCAGCCGTGCGTCCCTCGAGGCCGTCACTCCCGCCGAGGCGCTCGCCCACCCGACGTGGGACATGGGCCGCGTCGTCACGACGAACTCGGCGACCCTGGTGAACAAGGGGCTCGAGGTCATCGAGGCGCACCTGCTGTTCGACGTCGACTACGCGCACATCGACGTCGTCGTGCATCCGCAGTCGGTCGTGCACTCGATGGTCGAGTTCCTCGACGGTTCGACGATCGCCCAGGCCTCACCGCCGGACATGCGGCTGCCGATCTCGCTCGGCCTCGATTGGCCGCATCGCGTGGCCGGCGTGGGCCGGCCGATCGACTGGTCGGTCGCGACGTCGTGGACCTTCGAACCGCTCGACGACGAGGCGTTCCCCGCGGTCCGGCTCGCAAAGAAGGTCGGACGGGCGGGCGGCAGCTATCCCGCCGTCTTCAACGCCGCGAACGAACAGGCGGTCGACGCATTCCACGACGGGCGCCTGCCGTTCACCGGCATCGTCGAGCTCATCGAGCGCGTCGTGGAGACGCACGACCCCGAGGCGACGGTCGGTTCGACGCTGACGCGCGACTCGCTCGCCGAGGCGGAGCGGTGGGCGCGGGATGCCGCGGATCGGGCGATCGCGGCAGGCTGA
- a CDS encoding UDP-N-acetylmuramoyl-L-alanyl-D-glutamate--2,6-diaminopimelate ligase yields the protein MANDLPSHLPPVLRPDHPPTHPLRELADRYARDVRGEIGDATLTGLTLATADLRPGDVFVAVRGVNRHGADFAASAAEKGAVAVVTDAEGADAAAGTGLPVIVVDDPRGILGDLSAWVYGTGRDDDLPLLFGTTGTNGKTSVSHLLEGILGQLGVVTGLSSTAERHIAGQIVVSRLTTPEAYEMHALLALMRERGVEAVVVEVSAQALSRRRVDGIVFDVAAFTNLTHDHLDDYADMREYLEAKLPLFRPDRARRAVISLDSDAAAEVQERCEIPFVTVGTPAIATDPDAAARADWVVEIVHERQTGTEFRLTAADGRTLTTIVPVIGRHMAANAGLAIVMLLEAGYAWERIVATLTGDGGIRAYLPGRTERVSGDRGPAVYVDFGHSPDAFEKTLAAVRRVTPGKVVMLFGADGDRDATKRHDMGRTAVLGSDILVVTDHHPRFEDIDSIRATLIEGARRARPDAEIHEFSPPEVAIVEAVALVGDGDAILWAGPGHQDYRDIRGVRTPYSARELARRALRDAGWPVPEPHWPVPYPD from the coding sequence ATGGCGAACGACCTTCCCTCCCACCTGCCCCCCGTGCTGCGCCCGGACCACCCGCCGACCCACCCTCTGCGGGAGCTGGCCGATCGGTACGCCCGGGACGTCCGCGGCGAGATCGGCGACGCCACCCTCACCGGGTTGACCCTCGCGACCGCGGACCTGCGTCCGGGTGATGTGTTCGTCGCCGTCCGCGGGGTGAACCGGCACGGCGCCGACTTCGCGGCATCCGCTGCGGAGAAGGGCGCGGTCGCCGTCGTCACGGACGCGGAGGGCGCGGACGCCGCCGCCGGGACCGGGCTCCCGGTCATCGTCGTCGATGACCCACGCGGCATCCTCGGCGACCTGTCCGCATGGGTCTACGGCACCGGCCGCGACGACGATCTGCCGCTGCTGTTCGGAACGACCGGCACGAACGGCAAGACGAGCGTGTCCCACCTGCTCGAAGGGATCCTCGGCCAGCTCGGAGTCGTCACGGGACTGTCCTCGACCGCCGAGCGGCACATCGCCGGTCAGATCGTCGTCTCGCGGCTGACCACGCCCGAGGCGTACGAGATGCACGCGCTCCTGGCGCTCATGCGCGAACGCGGCGTCGAGGCGGTCGTGGTCGAGGTCAGCGCGCAGGCGCTCAGCCGTCGACGTGTGGACGGCATCGTCTTCGACGTCGCCGCGTTCACGAACCTCACGCACGACCACCTCGACGACTACGCCGACATGCGCGAGTACCTCGAGGCCAAGCTCCCCCTCTTCCGTCCCGATCGCGCGCGCCGCGCCGTGATCTCGCTCGATTCGGATGCCGCCGCCGAGGTGCAGGAGCGCTGCGAGATCCCGTTCGTCACCGTCGGCACCCCGGCGATCGCCACGGACCCGGATGCGGCCGCGCGGGCGGACTGGGTCGTGGAGATCGTGCACGAGCGTCAGACCGGGACGGAATTCCGCCTGACGGCCGCCGACGGTCGCACACTCACCACGATCGTGCCCGTGATCGGCCGGCACATGGCCGCGAACGCGGGTCTCGCGATCGTGATGCTGCTCGAGGCCGGCTACGCGTGGGAGCGGATCGTGGCGACCCTGACGGGCGACGGCGGGATCCGGGCCTACCTTCCCGGCCGCACGGAGCGAGTGTCCGGGGACCGAGGGCCCGCGGTGTACGTCGACTTCGGCCACTCACCGGACGCGTTCGAGAAGACGCTCGCCGCCGTCCGCCGGGTCACGCCCGGCAAAGTGGTCATGCTCTTCGGAGCGGACGGCGACCGCGACGCCACGAAGCGCCACGACATGGGCCGCACCGCGGTCCTCGGCAGCGACATCCTGGTCGTCACCGACCACCACCCGCGCTTCGAGGACATCGACTCGATCCGCGCGACGCTGATCGAGGGCGCGAGGCGTGCGCGACCGGATGCCGAGATCCACGAGTTCTCACCCCCCGAGGTCGCGATCGTCGAGGCGGTCGCCCTCGTCGGCGACGGCGACGCGATCCTGTGGGCGGGGCCTGGTCATCAGGACTATCGCGACATCCGCGGCGTCCGCACGCCCTATTCGGCGCGCGAACTCGCCCGCCGCGCGCTGCGCGACGCCGGGTGGCCCGTCCCCGAGCCGCACTGGCCGGTGCCGTACCCCGACTGA
- a CDS encoding site-2 protease family protein — protein MEAIAFVIGVVLMIVGLAVSIALHEIGHLVPAKRFGVRVGQYMIGFGPTLWSRRYGETQYGFKAIPLGGYISMAGMYPPSPAERAATGRAGGGFFATMVQDARAANDETLQGDDDRVFYKLPVYKRVIIMLGGPVMNLLFAIVLFSILLTGIGVQTATTTVSALSECVPQAGVTECTSSDPAPPAAAAGIEPGDTIVSVNGTAVTGFDEVSRIIQASPGEQLTLVIQRDGAERTVTVVPAAIDATGADGSAERIGFLGVRPTVEYERQPIWAGAAAAGENVGAVAGIMWQLPVKVYQTATTLITGEERSADSPLSIVGAGILSGEVAAAEAPVLNRVAGFLGLLASLNIALFVFNLIPLLPLDGGHIVVALWDGLKRFLAKLFHRPPPKPVDATKLVPVTFVVVIGLIVMGAVLILADIFNPLSII, from the coding sequence GTGGAAGCCATCGCGTTCGTCATCGGCGTCGTGCTCATGATCGTGGGCCTGGCGGTCTCGATCGCCCTGCACGAGATCGGGCACCTCGTCCCGGCCAAGAGATTCGGCGTGCGTGTCGGGCAGTACATGATCGGCTTCGGCCCCACCCTGTGGTCGCGCCGCTACGGCGAGACGCAGTACGGCTTCAAGGCGATTCCGCTCGGCGGCTACATCTCGATGGCGGGGATGTACCCGCCGTCTCCCGCCGAGCGCGCGGCGACAGGGCGCGCCGGAGGCGGATTCTTCGCCACGATGGTGCAGGACGCGCGGGCCGCGAACGACGAGACGCTGCAGGGCGACGACGACCGGGTGTTCTACAAGCTCCCTGTGTACAAGCGGGTCATCATCATGCTCGGCGGTCCGGTGATGAACCTGCTCTTCGCGATCGTGCTGTTCTCGATCCTGTTGACCGGGATCGGAGTGCAGACGGCCACGACGACCGTCAGCGCCTTGAGCGAGTGCGTGCCGCAGGCCGGGGTGACCGAGTGCACGTCTTCAGATCCGGCGCCGCCCGCCGCCGCGGCGGGCATCGAGCCGGGCGACACGATCGTGTCGGTGAACGGCACTGCGGTCACCGGGTTCGACGAGGTGTCGAGGATCATCCAGGCCTCGCCGGGCGAGCAGCTCACCCTCGTGATCCAGCGCGACGGTGCGGAGCGCACGGTCACCGTCGTCCCGGCCGCGATCGATGCCACCGGGGCGGACGGGTCGGCCGAACGGATCGGATTCCTGGGGGTGCGCCCGACCGTCGAGTACGAGCGCCAGCCGATCTGGGCGGGGGCCGCTGCGGCGGGCGAGAACGTCGGCGCGGTCGCCGGCATCATGTGGCAGCTGCCCGTGAAGGTGTACCAGACGGCGACGACGCTGATCACGGGTGAGGAGCGCAGCGCCGACAGCCCGCTCAGCATCGTGGGTGCCGGCATCCTGTCGGGGGAGGTCGCCGCCGCGGAGGCGCCGGTGCTCAATCGCGTCGCCGGATTCCTCGGGCTCCTGGCGTCGCTGAACATCGCGCTGTTCGTGTTCAACCTCATCCCGCTGCTTCCGCTGGACGGCGGCCACATCGTGGTCGCCCTGTGGGACGGGCTCAAGCGGTTCCTCGCCAAGCTCTTCCACCGGCCGCCGCCGAAGCCGGTGGATGCGACCAAACTGGTCCCGGTGACGTTCGTCGTCGTGATCGGACTCATCGTGATGGGCGCTGTGCTGATCCTCGCCGACATCTTCAATCCGCTCTCGATCATCTGA
- a CDS encoding YciI family protein gives MKYVIMFTSTPELDAAVPPERQQEVYARVYEWFGEHAAVISDSGAELQPVETATTVRHAPEGPVVVDGPFTEAREAVGGFTVIDVADLDAAIALARSWPMLEIPGTSVEVRPMVVDYSQFEE, from the coding sequence GTGAAGTACGTCATCATGTTCACCAGCACTCCGGAACTGGATGCGGCCGTGCCGCCGGAGCGCCAGCAGGAGGTCTACGCCCGCGTCTACGAGTGGTTCGGCGAGCACGCGGCCGTCATCTCCGACTCCGGCGCCGAGCTGCAGCCCGTGGAGACCGCGACCACCGTCCGGCACGCGCCGGAGGGCCCCGTCGTGGTCGACGGGCCGTTCACCGAGGCCCGCGAGGCGGTCGGCGGGTTCACCGTCATCGACGTGGCGGATCTGGACGCGGCGATCGCCCTGGCCCGCAGCTGGCCGATGCTCGAGATCCCCGGAACGTCGGTCGAAGTCCGGCCGATGGTCGTGGACTACAGCCAATTCGAGGAATGA
- a CDS encoding RNA polymerase sigma factor, with translation MTDTDAAAPGAFDGARAAASDVLLSRIVREEAGRIVGSLTAWTGSFDVAEDAVAEAVLEALAQWRRRGIPANPGGWLLQAARHNALDRLRREKRYREKLAQLVAEPTVTAGGPDVDERLPLLFGCCHPALSADAQLALTLRAVCGLTTAQIARATFSTQEAVAQRIVRAKRKIAAAGIPIRIPEAESLLARVDIVLTVISVMYSEAHLVAGGDAGADRDLAEDAVWLARVVAAALPREAEAQGLLALLLLHRAREGGRAVDGELVLLAAQDRSRWDSRLIAEGRRALARAATLRRPGRWQLHAAIAACHCDARTAAETDWLQVLTLYDMLLAYDATPVVRLNRAVALAEVAGPAAALAEVDALRTALERSHLWHAVRARMLREVGRQDEALAEDLVALELTANEAERRLLAARVGGGQA, from the coding sequence ATGACCGACACGGATGCCGCGGCTCCGGGCGCCTTCGACGGCGCCCGGGCTGCGGCATCGGATGTCCTCCTCTCGCGGATCGTGCGTGAGGAGGCCGGCCGGATCGTCGGCTCGCTCACGGCGTGGACCGGCAGCTTCGACGTCGCGGAGGACGCCGTGGCCGAAGCTGTGCTCGAAGCGCTCGCACAGTGGCGGCGCCGGGGGATCCCGGCGAACCCCGGTGGCTGGCTTCTCCAGGCGGCACGGCACAACGCCCTGGACCGCCTCCGTCGCGAGAAGCGTTATCGCGAGAAGCTCGCGCAGCTCGTGGCGGAGCCGACCGTCACGGCAGGCGGACCCGACGTCGACGAGCGTCTGCCGCTGCTGTTCGGATGCTGTCACCCGGCGCTCTCGGCGGACGCCCAGCTCGCCCTCACCCTGCGGGCGGTCTGCGGTCTGACGACGGCTCAGATCGCGCGCGCGACGTTCAGTACGCAGGAGGCGGTGGCGCAACGCATCGTCCGCGCCAAGCGCAAGATCGCCGCGGCCGGGATCCCGATCCGCATCCCGGAGGCGGAGAGTCTGCTCGCCCGCGTGGACATCGTGCTCACCGTCATCTCGGTGATGTACTCCGAAGCGCACCTCGTGGCCGGTGGGGATGCGGGCGCGGACCGCGATCTCGCGGAGGACGCCGTCTGGCTCGCCCGCGTGGTGGCGGCGGCGCTTCCCCGCGAGGCGGAGGCGCAGGGGCTTCTCGCCCTCCTTCTCCTGCACCGGGCCCGCGAAGGCGGGCGCGCCGTCGACGGGGAACTCGTTCTCCTGGCGGCTCAGGACCGCTCACGATGGGACTCCCGGCTCATCGCTGAGGGACGGCGGGCCCTCGCGCGCGCGGCGACGCTCCGCCGCCCCGGCCGATGGCAGCTGCACGCGGCGATCGCCGCCTGCCACTGCGACGCGCGGACGGCGGCGGAGACCGACTGGCTGCAGGTGCTCACGCTGTACGACATGCTCCTCGCGTATGACGCGACGCCCGTCGTCCGCCTCAATCGGGCGGTCGCGCTCGCCGAGGTGGCGGGACCGGCTGCGGCGCTCGCCGAGGTCGATGCCCTGCGCACAGCACTGGAGCGTTCGCACTTGTGGCACGCCGTGCGCGCACGCATGCTGCGCGAGGTCGGCCGGCAAGACGAGGCGCTGGCCGAGGACCTCGTCGCCCTCGAACTGACCGCGAACGAGGCCGAGCGACGACTGCTGGCGGCGCGGGTCGGCGGCGGTCAGGCCTGA
- a CDS encoding anthranilate synthase family protein: MTDAGPADLIDLAARGVPFALIARDAGSIEVLTGDVVDVELLGDIPLHDAAGAPLEVLALVPFRQVRERGFECHDDGAPLRCLIVREHRVVDREAAIAELPSAPVPLADPGFDIADEEYADIVRRVIADEIGLGEGANFVIRRDFTAGVTTDAATAALTWFRALLEGERGAYWTFAIVTGDHVAVGASPEAHVSARDGVVTMNPISGTFRHPAGGATIETLTEFLESTKETEELFMVVDEELKMMSAVCSDGGRITGPHLKEMSRLTHTEYVLRGRSRLDPREILRETMFAPTVTGSPMQNACTVITRHERSPRGYYSGVAALFTPRTDAILAGESTHDLDAPILIRTAYLQDGRLRVPVGATLVRHSDPYGEVSETHGKAAGVLGAIGAVPRDRPLEVRADVIDEDAPTADPLPLADDPGIAALLASRNERLASFWLNPQHALAGGGPFHGRSAVVVDAEDRFTTMLAHQLRHLGLNARIIPWSAVTDDEIDAAELVVAGPGPGDPRDPGTPRMRRMREVVTHRRATGRPLLAVCLSHQILADGFGIALAPLDAPHQGLQKTVDVFGQSASIGFYNTFTARVEPGTTAVGDAEVSADADGDVYALRGPGFASIQGHLESILSRDGMSTLERLVASALVPVQA, from the coding sequence ATGACCGACGCCGGTCCTGCCGATCTGATCGACCTCGCCGCCCGCGGCGTGCCCTTCGCGCTCATCGCTCGCGACGCCGGCTCGATCGAAGTCCTCACCGGCGACGTCGTCGATGTCGAGCTTCTGGGCGACATCCCGCTGCATGACGCCGCGGGAGCGCCGCTCGAGGTGCTCGCCCTCGTGCCGTTCCGCCAGGTCCGCGAGCGCGGCTTCGAGTGCCACGACGACGGGGCGCCGCTGCGCTGCCTGATCGTCCGCGAACACCGCGTCGTCGACCGCGAGGCCGCGATCGCGGAACTGCCGTCGGCCCCGGTGCCGCTCGCCGACCCGGGTTTCGACATCGCCGATGAGGAGTACGCCGACATCGTCCGCCGGGTGATCGCCGATGAGATCGGTCTGGGCGAGGGCGCGAACTTCGTGATCCGCCGCGACTTCACCGCGGGCGTGACCACGGATGCCGCCACCGCGGCCCTGACGTGGTTCCGTGCTCTGCTCGAGGGCGAGCGGGGTGCGTACTGGACCTTCGCGATCGTGACCGGCGACCACGTGGCCGTCGGCGCGAGCCCCGAAGCGCACGTGAGCGCCCGCGACGGCGTGGTCACGATGAACCCGATCTCGGGCACGTTCCGCCACCCCGCGGGCGGCGCGACGATCGAGACGCTCACCGAGTTCCTGGAGTCGACGAAGGAGACCGAGGAGCTCTTCATGGTCGTCGACGAGGAACTCAAGATGATGAGCGCCGTGTGCTCGGACGGCGGGAGGATCACCGGTCCGCACCTGAAGGAGATGTCGCGGCTCACCCACACGGAGTACGTTCTGCGGGGACGCAGCCGCCTGGACCCCCGCGAGATCCTCCGCGAGACGATGTTCGCGCCGACAGTGACCGGCTCCCCCATGCAGAACGCATGCACCGTCATCACGCGGCACGAGCGGTCGCCGCGCGGCTACTACTCGGGAGTGGCCGCGCTGTTCACCCCGCGCACCGACGCGATCCTCGCGGGCGAGTCCACGCATGATCTGGACGCGCCGATCCTCATCCGCACCGCCTATCTGCAGGACGGACGTCTGCGAGTGCCGGTCGGTGCGACGCTCGTGCGCCACTCCGACCCCTACGGCGAAGTGAGCGAGACGCACGGCAAGGCCGCCGGCGTGCTGGGCGCGATCGGCGCGGTGCCGCGCGACCGGCCGCTGGAGGTGCGTGCCGACGTGATCGACGAGGATGCGCCGACGGCCGACCCGTTGCCGCTCGCGGACGACCCGGGCATCGCGGCGCTCCTGGCCTCCCGCAACGAGCGACTCGCGTCGTTCTGGCTCAACCCGCAGCACGCGCTCGCCGGCGGCGGTCCGTTCCACGGACGCTCCGCTGTCGTGGTCGATGCCGAGGATCGCTTCACCACGATGCTCGCCCACCAGCTGCGCCATCTGGGGCTGAATGCCCGCATCATACCGTGGAGCGCGGTCACCGATGACGAGATCGATGCAGCCGAACTGGTGGTCGCCGGTCCCGGCCCCGGCGACCCGCGGGATCCCGGCACCCCCCGGATGCGCCGCATGCGAGAGGTCGTCACCCACCGCCGCGCGACGGGTCGGCCGCTCCTGGCCGTCTGCCTCAGCCACCAGATCCTCGCCGACGGGTTCGGCATCGCGCTCGCTCCTCTGGATGCTCCGCATCAGGGCCTCCAGAAGACCGTGGACGTGTTCGGGCAGTCGGCCTCGATCGGCTTCTACAACACGTTCACCGCACGGGTCGAACCCGGTACGACGGCGGTGGGCGATGCGGAGGTGTCCGCGGACGCGGACGGCGACGTGTACGCCCTGCGCGGGCCCGGGTTCGCCTCGATCCAGGGCCACCTCGAGTCGATCCTGTCGCGCGACGGCATGAGTACTTTGGAGCGTCTGGTCGCGAGCGCGCTCGTGCCCGTTCAGGCCTGA